The proteins below are encoded in one region of Winogradskyella helgolandensis:
- a CDS encoding alpha-L-fucosidase produces MSIEKLIIIFFFTLSTCFVFGQTKSAEKVIDANWKSMAENYQVPEWFQDGKIGVWMHWGIPSSIDENRVEDGSHYGRRMYGDEDYDARNEPDRLRTVRLTKWHTERYGPPSEFGYEKFIADFKAENFDADKIVQFVKASGARFIMPVATHHDNFDMYDSFFPWNSVKMGPKKDILREWKDAAYKHDLKFGVSTHLYWSPRFFRTARKFQKKGTPEWEFFNMDYDTKEFASQDSWNEHWYKRSWDLIEKYDPDMFNNDSPYPTIKTGKGLGVKLFSEYLNRDLKENNGKQTTVLSFKNAKENKAAFTYNLERGMFGEQQEHPWIWATDLSGSWFYRKDAFTKMSLNVLIGNAIDAISKNGIVMINLALKGDGTIPENQIKMLSDFGAFVKINQDGIYNTRPWKTFGEGPLEIVTKRAGENLKEFSEKDIRFTTKDGNLYAFLLAPPTEDILIKVLKQDGLLQKNIKEIQLLGSDETISWNRNKDGLAITYDFKNIPNQSAICFKIITE; encoded by the coding sequence ATGTCTATAGAAAAGCTTATAATCATCTTTTTTTTTACATTAAGTACTTGTTTTGTTTTCGGTCAAACTAAGTCGGCTGAAAAAGTAATTGATGCGAATTGGAAATCTATGGCTGAAAACTATCAGGTTCCAGAATGGTTTCAAGATGGTAAAATTGGTGTTTGGATGCATTGGGGAATTCCGTCTTCAATAGACGAAAACAGAGTTGAAGATGGATCACACTACGGAAGACGAATGTATGGTGATGAAGATTATGATGCTAGAAATGAACCAGACAGACTGCGAACCGTAAGATTAACCAAATGGCATACGGAACGTTATGGACCTCCTTCAGAATTTGGTTACGAAAAATTTATAGCAGATTTTAAAGCTGAAAATTTTGATGCAGATAAGATTGTTCAGTTTGTTAAAGCTTCTGGAGCACGTTTTATAATGCCAGTGGCAACACACCATGATAATTTTGACATGTATGATTCTTTCTTTCCTTGGAATTCTGTAAAAATGGGCCCAAAGAAAGATATCCTTAGAGAATGGAAAGATGCGGCATATAAACATGATTTAAAATTTGGAGTATCTACACACTTATATTGGTCACCTCGCTTTTTTAGGACGGCTCGGAAATTTCAGAAAAAAGGCACACCAGAATGGGAATTCTTTAATATGGATTATGATACTAAAGAATTTGCGAGTCAAGATAGCTGGAACGAACATTGGTACAAGCGGTCTTGGGATTTAATAGAGAAATACGATCCTGACATGTTTAATAACGATTCGCCTTATCCAACTATAAAAACCGGAAAAGGATTAGGTGTTAAACTATTTTCAGAGTATTTAAATAGGGATTTAAAAGAGAATAACGGCAAACAAACCACTGTCTTATCCTTTAAAAATGCTAAAGAGAATAAAGCTGCATTTACGTATAACTTAGAACGCGGAATGTTTGGGGAACAACAAGAGCATCCATGGATATGGGCAACCGATTTATCTGGAAGCTGGTTTTACAGAAAAGATGCTTTCACTAAAATGTCTTTAAATGTTTTAATTGGTAATGCTATTGATGCGATTAGTAAAAATGGTATTGTAATGATTAATTTGGCGCTAAAAGGGGATGGAACGATTCCTGAAAATCAAATAAAAATGTTAAGCGACTTTGGTGCCTTTGTAAAAATAAATCAAGACGGTATTTACAATACCAGACCTTGGAAAACTTTTGGGGAAGGGCCTTTAGAAATTGTGACAAAACGCGCTGGTGAGAACTTAAAGGAATTCTCAGAAAAAGACATTCGTTTTACCACAAAAGATGGAAATCTTTACGCTTTTCTATTAGCACCTCCAACAGAAGATATTTTGATTAAGGTGTTAAAGCAAGATGGGCTCTTACAAAAGAATATAAAAGAGATACAGTTGTTAGGTAGCGATGAAACCATTAGCTGGAACCGAAACAAAGATGGTTTGGCTATTACATATGATTTTAAAAATATCCCAAATCAATCGGCTATTTGTTTTAAAATAATCACAGAATAG
- a CDS encoding TonB-dependent receptor yields MKKNKTKSLLFLILLQCFIGFAQEQIITGKVTDENNIPLPGASIIEKGTKNGATTNMEGEYTILLKNVDAVLEFYYLGFKSVEYSTAGKNLINVKMVTDSESLDEVVINIGIRASHLAEVRAKRDAATVIEAITPEDIGDFSDTNAADALQRVAGVQIERDVDGVSGDRVSIRGIGPQFVGVTVNGRTPLSAGNEGKSDFRKFNLNVIPTEIISGARIHKTAQAKEVTTNIGGSVDFQTIRPLDARYRKKNYFASINVRGASNTPIDELDFGQRFSGVYGTKINDKLGIAVSIIYADEDNIKDETSLRGITQGINLTDENGTEYSDVIVGRTINNSLLRKNEVRFATSAAIQWRPIEEIDMVLDYTRTNVEANSDRQQFQIGLGSTGATQLLGGNHIFDEGDLDFNGNILTYISPSSEDNARTTITNANQFYDNHSTNNIVGLNTTFTPINKLKIISDISYSDLDFFQNLTQITHRVQGRNGGYDQTSLDIDLRGEIPSYGLPAEAFDPTSFDLNRVSRRLIKTKGYNYATKFDFEYEFDKKSKITFGTRYAVTDFEARQTTSSHTDSDQLSGLYGGIVAELNESGAYSDLLGEITGVGFNEGNVAGLENGWVRVPGQAVLDLLPGYADIDGGSIFDFDIDLKDVEAEENNLGFDARRSYGANEASTDFYTQMDIKTALFKLPVSFNFGVRAVRTQNKSRGFSGVTFEDADTGDDLDEFSTENFYYEVETSRWDVLPSFNANLSLKRNVKLRLSAYKGVSRPKFVDLIPNNEITFLTNIDPADAADLANSGLRGTIVSGNPDLKPYTAWMYDTTLEFYTNNGGAFIFSAFYKDLKNYIVKAVTPDQTYPGEELLGIPLPDGTGGTDDLTGLLFDITKPINITDGRIYGFEVGLNQHLSFLPGFAKDFGIKANYSYVESEFDGDLGEQADGFPGTAKHNANGTLYYERSGFSLRFTAAYRGDYLSNLGAIGGNTRADEPHYTEGSTTLGITLRKSLLNKKLQFSAGVSNLTGEDIRRFQAGDTRNFSAYYSRNPIWKFTMRYKF; encoded by the coding sequence ATGAAAAAAAATAAAACTAAAAGCTTATTGTTTTTGATTCTGCTCCAATGCTTTATTGGTTTTGCTCAAGAACAAATTATTACAGGTAAAGTTACAGATGAAAATAATATCCCTTTACCAGGAGCAAGTATTATAGAAAAAGGCACTAAAAATGGTGCGACGACTAATATGGAGGGTGAATATACTATACTGTTAAAGAATGTTGATGCTGTATTAGAGTTTTACTATTTAGGTTTTAAGTCTGTAGAATATTCTACTGCAGGAAAGAATCTTATTAATGTTAAGATGGTAACCGATTCCGAGTCATTAGATGAAGTTGTTATTAATATAGGAATACGTGCTTCGCATTTAGCTGAAGTAAGAGCTAAAAGAGATGCAGCTACTGTAATAGAAGCTATTACACCAGAAGATATTGGGGATTTTTCAGACACCAACGCAGCAGATGCTTTGCAAAGAGTTGCAGGAGTACAAATAGAAAGAGATGTTGATGGGGTGTCTGGAGACAGAGTTTCTATTAGAGGTATAGGGCCACAATTTGTTGGTGTAACAGTGAATGGTCGTACACCTTTATCTGCAGGTAATGAAGGTAAGTCTGATTTTAGAAAGTTTAATTTAAATGTTATCCCTACCGAAATTATTTCAGGAGCAAGAATTCATAAGACAGCCCAGGCTAAAGAAGTAACAACGAATATTGGAGGTTCTGTAGATTTTCAAACTATAAGACCGTTAGACGCAAGATATAGAAAGAAGAATTATTTTGCTAGTATAAATGTAAGAGGCGCATCTAATACACCAATTGATGAACTTGATTTTGGTCAAAGATTTTCAGGTGTTTATGGAACAAAAATAAATGATAAACTGGGTATTGCTGTTTCAATTATTTATGCCGATGAAGACAATATAAAAGATGAAACTTCTTTAAGAGGAATTACACAGGGTATAAATCTTACCGATGAAAATGGGACAGAGTATTCTGATGTAATTGTGGGAAGAACCATTAATAATTCATTGTTAAGAAAAAATGAAGTGCGTTTTGCAACATCTGCAGCTATACAATGGAGACCAATAGAAGAAATAGATATGGTATTAGACTATACCCGAACAAATGTAGAAGCTAATTCGGATAGACAGCAATTTCAGATAGGTTTGGGTAGTACAGGAGCTACTCAATTGTTAGGAGGAAACCATATTTTTGATGAAGGAGATCTTGATTTTAATGGAAATATATTAACGTATATAAGTCCTTCTTCAGAAGACAATGCTAGGACTACCATTACGAATGCAAATCAATTTTATGATAATCACTCAACCAATAATATAGTTGGTTTAAATACAACTTTTACACCAATAAATAAATTAAAAATCATATCAGATATTTCGTATTCTGATTTAGATTTTTTTCAAAATTTAACACAAATAACTCACAGAGTTCAAGGACGTAACGGAGGATATGATCAAACAAGTTTAGATATTGATTTGAGAGGGGAAATTCCTAGTTATGGATTACCCGCAGAGGCTTTTGATCCAACTTCTTTCGACCTTAATAGAGTTTCACGCAGACTGATTAAAACTAAAGGGTATAATTATGCTACAAAATTTGATTTTGAATATGAGTTTGATAAAAAATCAAAAATAACTTTTGGAACTAGATATGCGGTAACTGATTTTGAAGCTAGACAAACAACTTCCTCACATACAGATAGTGATCAATTAAGTGGTCTGTATGGAGGTATTGTAGCGGAACTAAATGAAAGTGGTGCTTATAGTGATCTTTTAGGAGAAATTACAGGCGTAGGTTTTAATGAAGGCAATGTTGCTGGTTTGGAAAACGGATGGGTTAGAGTCCCTGGGCAAGCTGTACTAGATTTATTACCAGGGTATGCTGATATCGATGGAGGAAGTATTTTTGATTTTGATATAGATTTAAAAGACGTAGAGGCAGAAGAAAATAATTTAGGTTTTGATGCTAGAAGATCTTATGGTGCGAATGAAGCTAGTACTGATTTTTATACACAAATGGATATTAAAACAGCACTATTTAAGCTACCTGTAAGTTTTAATTTTGGAGTTAGAGCTGTAAGAACACAAAATAAATCAAGAGGATTTAGTGGAGTAACATTCGAAGATGCAGATACTGGTGATGATCTTGATGAGTTTTCAACAGAGAATTTTTACTATGAAGTAGAAACTTCAAGATGGGACGTATTACCTAGCTTTAATGCTAATTTATCATTAAAAAGAAATGTGAAGTTGAGATTAAGTGCTTATAAAGGAGTTTCAAGACCAAAGTTTGTTGATCTAATTCCAAACAATGAGATTACTTTTCTAACCAATATTGATCCTGCAGATGCAGCAGACTTAGCTAATTCGGGATTAAGAGGAACTATTGTTTCTGGTAACCCTGACTTAAAACCTTATACAGCGTGGATGTATGATACTACTTTGGAGTTTTATACTAATAACGGAGGTGCTTTTATTTTTAGTGCTTTTTATAAAGATCTTAAAAATTATATAGTAAAAGCAGTAACACCAGATCAAACATATCCAGGTGAAGAATTATTAGGGATACCATTACCTGATGGCACAGGTGGTACTGATGATTTGACTGGTTTGTTATTTGATATAACCAAGCCAATAAACATTACAGATGGCCGAATTTATGGTTTTGAAGTGGGACTTAATCAACACCTTTCTTTCTTACCTGGTTTTGCAAAAGATTTTGGTATAAAAGCCAATTATTCTTACGTAGAGAGTGAATTTGATGGAGATTTAGGGGAACAAGCTGATGGTTTTCCTGGTACAGCTAAGCATAATGCTAATGGAACTTTATATTATGAGCGATCTGGTTTTTCACTAAGGTTTACGGCAGCTTATAGAGGTGATTACCTGAGTAATTTAGGCGCTATCGGAGGAAATACACGTGCAGATGAACCACACTATACTGAAGGAAGCACAACCCTTGGGATTACCCTTAGAAAGAGTTTATTAAATAAAAAATTACAATTTAGTGCAGGAGTATCTAACCTTACAGGTGAGGATATTCGAAGGTTTCAAGCGGGTGATACTCGAAATTTTTCAGCTTACTATAGTAGAAACCCTATTTGGAAATTTACAATGAGATATAAGTTTTAA